A portion of the Corticium candelabrum chromosome 5, ooCorCand1.1, whole genome shotgun sequence genome contains these proteins:
- the LOC134179548 gene encoding collagen alpha-1(XIII) chain-like, translating into MSVTSAFVVLAIAFLASTHAQSDDSQCNGIRCSEADCYTCKSLGNISASVIKIGNKLRKLQTERSTNTGSTKGEKGDPGAPGPPGDQGSRGRNGEPGDSGPIGQRGIKGDEGDSGEKGNRGPTGEPGAKGDPGEKGRTGRQGQGGRKGDKGDMGRTGPKGEPGLRGRMNTNCLECAEASQLADTLTDQVERLYDRLNSLQAALDECSKDTPATPEVIPTSSACGSGEGSDPMSPLC; encoded by the exons ATGTCAGTCACATCAGCCTTTGTCGTCTTGGCGATCGCTTTCTTAGCcagcacacacgcacagagcGATGATTCTCAG TGCAATGGCATTCGCTGTAGCGAAGCAG ATTGTTACACTTGCAAAAGTTTAGGGAATATTTCTGCGTCTGTTATTAAAATTGGAAACAAACTTAGG AAGTTACAAACTGAGAGATCCACTAATACAGGATCCACTAAGGGAGAGAAAGGTGACCCAGGAGCTCCTGGACCTCCAGGTGACCAAGGCAGCAGAGGAAGAAACGGAGAACCTGGAGATTCAGGACCAATTGGACAAAGAGGAATAAAAGGCGATGAAG GCGATAGTGGTGAAAAAGGCAACAGAGGTCCTACAGGCGAACCAGGAGCAAAAGGAGATCCAGGAGAAAAAGGACGAACAGGACGACAAGGCCAAGGAGGGCGAAAAG GAGACAAAGGAGACATGGGAAGAACAGGCCCAAAG GGAGAGCCAGGACTTCGTGGAAGAATG AATACAAACTGTCTAGAGTGTGCTGAGGCCTCCCAACTAGCAGATACTCTTACTGATCAAGTTGAACGTCTATATGATCGTCTAAATTCTCTGCAAG CTGCTCTAGATGAGTGCAGCAAAGACACGCCTGCAACTCCAG AAGTTATACCAACTTCTTCTGCCTGTGGCTCAGGAGAAGGATCAGATCCAATGTCTCCACTGTGCTAA